One genomic region from Antedon mediterranea chromosome 3, ecAntMedi1.1, whole genome shotgun sequence encodes:
- the LOC140044526 gene encoding organic cation transporter protein-like isoform X1, whose amino-acid sequence MSKMDIDEILRSLKPWGRYQILLLLVVCVYGTMVPALHIIAFIFIVDTPTHFCKPYEGFSKSEAIPISKEHSDTIVEYESCLIYEIDNGTLTNETIGCPNGNEYMLTVGESTVVNEFDLVCDKKLMANTVVSVYFCGVLVGSIVSGLTSDYFGRRNVFLAATFLIGITGIALTFTTSFYSFAAVWFFTAIIEQCINVPSFVLLMEMFPPEKRTAAGCLSNVSWGVAIAFLPLYAYLLRDWRHMQIAISAPCLTAVFLWWFVYESPRWMISKGRLTDANNVFRKIAKFNKLDESNVYIDAIPKDFNIKTNLEREESNESMSLQKRNDVTGSAKSDVAKERTYTMIDVFRRPRMLRNTLITYCIFMINSLVYYGMALNSSNLYGDKYLNMFLVCLVDLPGGIITVYLLPRYNRRLLLSVFLIAASLFSFISGFTPLTSSDGTNLFPIILTSACLGKCAIVAAFGTGWLYGNEIFPTELRNTGFGTCSFAARIGSIIAPFFLTLNSHYDGGVEILFGVLAAMACLAVYILPETRNRPLPETMEEGENLHAGKIKATNGEMYTQSKL is encoded by the exons ATGTCTAAG ATGGATATTGACGAAATTTTAAGAAGTCTCAAGCCATGGGGAAGATACCAAATACTGTTGCTGTTGGTGGTGTGTGTATACGGGACTATGGTACCTGCACTTCATATCATTGCCTTCATCTTCATCGTGGATACACCTACACATTTCTGCAAACCATACGAAGGTTTTAGTAAATCAGAAGCTATTCCGATAAGTAAGGAACACAGTGATACTATAGTTGAGTACGAGAGCTGTTTGATATATGAAATAGACAATGGTACGTTGACAAATGAAACGATAGGCTGTCCGAATGGAAATGAGTACATGCTAACTGTTGGAGAATCGACAGTTGTCAATGAG TTTGATTTGGTATGTGACAAGAAATTAATGGCAAACACCGTTGTGTCGGTGTACTTCTGTGGTGTTCTCGTTGGATCCATAGTATCAGGGCTAACATCAGATTATTTCGGAAGACGAAATGTTTTTCTAGCAGCTACTTTTTTGATTGGTATAACTGGAATAGCATTGACTTTTACTACGTCTTTCTACTCATTCGCTGCTGTGTGGTTCTTTACAGCCATTATAGAACAA TGTATAAATGTCCCCTCATTCGTGCTTTTAATGGAAATGTTTCCGCCTGAAAAACGAACTGCTGCAGGTTGTCTTTCTAACGTGTCATGGGGTGTGGCTATTGCCTTTCTGCCCCTGTATGCTTACCTTCTGCGTGATTGGAGACACATGCAGATTGCTATTTCTGCACCTTGTCTAACAGCAGTATTTCTTTGGTG GTTTGTTTACGAATCTCCAAGATGGATGATATCAAAAGGACGTCTGACCGATGCCAACAACGTCTTTCGTAAAATTGCCAAATTCAACAAATTAGACGAAAGCAACGTATATATTGATGCAATTCCTAAagattttaacataaaaaccaATTTAGAGAGGGAAGAATCCAATGAAAGCATGTCTCTCCAGAAGAGAAACGACGTCACTGGCTCAGCAAAATCAGACGTGGCAAAAGAACGAACCTATACAATGATTGACGTATTTCGTAGACCAAGGATGTTGAGAAATACGCTTATTACTTACTGTATATT TATGATAAATAGCCTCGTATACTATGGTATGGCATTAAACAGTTCTAATCTATATGGTGATAAGTATCTCAACATGTTCTTGGTCTGTTTGGTTGATTTACCAGGCGGAATTATTACTGTGTATTTATTACCGAG GTATAATAGACGTCTGTTACTCTCTGTCTTTCTTATTGCAGCGTCGTTATTTTCTTTCATTTCCGGATTTACACCTTTAACGTCGA GTGACGGTACAAATCTATTTCCAATCATACTGACGTCAGCATGCTTGGGAAAATGTGCAATTGTGGCAGCATTTGGAACTGGTTGGCTTTATGGAAATGAAATATTTCCCACAGAACTCAG GAATACAGGATTTGGAACGTGTTCATTCGCTGCAAGAATAGGTTCTATCATTGCACCATTTTTCTTGACATTG AACTCACACTACGATGGTGGTGTAGAGATTTTATTCGGAGTGTTGGCGGCTATGGCTTGCCTGGCAGTATATATACTTCCAGAAACACGAAATAGACCACTACCTGAAACTATGGAAGAAGGAGAAAATCTACATGCTGGGAAGATCAAAGCAACAAACGGGGAAATGTATACACAGTCTAAATTATAG
- the LOC140044525 gene encoding uncharacterized protein — protein sequence MEKSYSEAVTPMDWAELVEREFPSLPAPARASERATTPLPPGVVVGTTEDEPRHGPHGEVQDSVPTDIPAVAALLLPPGAESFPQQAEKEMEREDPMSPLRPPSPSMLSPSQPRVALGQVLWIRRISGVSGRGAFDGMVALSPEDAEMFRANIEVAGVPRPPGSDLSSDARCEIQSLARKGVLLQSKVVSTIGPDRIICSIHPFPPRAETVGELMTRFLRDEASKTTFICQDFRLKNPSGDARGRPAARAAERTKPSARSKSSRDARGRPAARAAERTKPSPRSKSSRRKPYVVPAEVVDPSAGEQSDFSRHPATPAAKKGTGYACPVPACGLQGSAMDHLNVHAPEVVAKYVHHQDNHKMRTAWRYLQELIPLLPDGLSTLRKAFDFLRKYFLRPGACGLGNKWLRQLTLTAQAVNWKAPSMERDIRNQVTALVMLHPFCLCPLLAEAMRANPKRLHELNEKYGGLPSCPPPSSRAPGPMEPAPESSSLAAPPRGATASMGSPKLPQQSSTTPQRAAEALDEEARRLLREAYTANQRLAAAALSSSSSALREAAARMHRVCIEQLTLAEELDA from the coding sequence ATGGAAAAGAGTTACTCAGAAGCTGTGACGCCAATGGACTGGGCAGAGCTAGTGGAGAGGGAGTTCCCTTCTCTGCCGGCCCCTGCCCGGGCCTCCGAGAGGGCGACCACTCCACTACCCCCTGGGGTAGTGGTAGGTACAACCGAGGACGAGCCCCGGCACGGACCCCATGGGGAAGTGCAGGACTCGGTCCCCACTGACATACCGGCTGTGGCGGCGCTTCTCTTGCCCCCAGGGGCAGAGTCGTTCCCCCAGCAAGCAGAAAAGGAGATGGAGCGTGAAGATCCGATGTCGCCTCTCCGCCCCCCATCACCATCCATGTTGTCCCCTTCACAGCCTCGAGTCGCGCTGGGCCAAGTCTTGTGGATCCGGCGGATCTCGGGAGTGAGTGGCAGGGGTGCGTTCGATGGTATGGTGGCCTTATCACCAGAGGATGCAGAGATGTTTCGTGCCAATATAGAGGTGGCTGGCGTTCCGCGGCCTCCTGGGTCGGACCTTTCGTCGGATGCTCGCTGTGAGATTCAAAGCCTAGCCAGGAAGGGTGTTCTGCTTCAATCGAAGGTGGTATCCACAATCGGACCGGACCGCATCATCTGTTCTATCCATCCGTTTCCGCCTAGGGCAGAGACGGTGGGGGAGCTCATGACGCGTTTCCTAAGAGACGAGGCAAGcaaaacaacttttatttgtCAGGACTTCAGGCTGAAGAACCCGTCCGGAGACGCTAGGGGTCGGCCTGCTGCCAGGGCGGCAGAGCGGACTAAACCTTCGGCCCGGTCAAAGTCATCAAGGGACGCTAGGGGTCGGCCTGCTGCCAGGGCGGCAGAGCGGACTAAACCTTCGCCCCGATCAAAATCATCAAGGCGTAAACCTTACGTCGTTCCGGCGGAGGTCGTGGACCCGTCAGCAGGAGAACAATCAGATTTCTCGCGGCACCCTGCCACTCCCGCAGCAAAGAAGGGAACGGGGTATGCGTGCCCAGTGCCAGCTTGCGGTCTGCAAGGCTCGGCAATGGACCACCTCAATGTGCATGCTCCAGAGGTTGTGGCAAAGTATGTACACCATCAAGACAACCATAAGATGAGGACAGCCTGGAGATACCTTCAAGAACTGATCCCCCTGCTTCCAGATGGTCTCTCAACTCTGAGGAAGGCTTTTGATTTTTTGAGAAAGTACTTCCTGAGGCCCGGAGCCTGCGGCCTGGGCAACAAGTGGTTGCGTCAACTCACGCTTACAGCTCAGGCAGTAAATTGGAAGGCGCCGTCAATGGAAAGGGACATCAGAAATCAGGTCACCGCCCTGGTGATGCTGCACCCTTTCTGTCTGTGCCCACTGCTGGCAGAGGCCATGAGGGCTAACCCGAAACGACTTCATGAACTCAACGAAAAGTACGGAGGCCTGCCCTCATGCCCTCCGCCATCGTCGAGAGCTCCAGGACCAATGGAACCGGCACCGGAATCTTCATCACTGGCCGCACCGCCCAGGGGCGCTACGGCTAGTATGGGATCTCCGAAGCTCCCTCAACAGTCCTCCACAACACCGCAGCGGGCAGCGGAAGCTTTAGATGAGGAAGCCCGCCGACTGCTGAGAGAGGCGTATACTGCGAACCAACGACTGGCAGCAGCAGCCTTGTCATCCTCCAGCAGCGCCCTGCGAGAGGCGGCCGCCCGCATGCACCGCGTGTGCATCGAGCAGCTGACCCTCGCAGAGGAGTTGGACGCCTGA
- the LOC140044526 gene encoding organic cation transporter-like protein isoform X2 — protein sequence MSKMDIDEILRSLKPWGRYQILLLLVVCVYGTMVPALHIIAFIFIVDTPTHFCKPYEGFSKSEAIPISKEHSDTIVEYESCLIYEIDNGTLTNETIGCPNGNEYMLTVGESTVVNEFDLVCDKKLMANTVVSVYFCGVLVGSIVSGLTSDYFGRRNVFLAATFLIGITGIALTFTTSFYSFAAVWFFTAIIEQCINVPSFVLLMEMFPPEKRTAAGCLSNVSWGVAIAFLPLYAYLLRDWRHMQIAISAPCLTAVFLWWFVYESPRWMISKGRLTDANNVFRKIAKFNKLDESNVYIDAIPKDFNIKTNLEREESNESMSLQKRNDVTGSAKSDVAKERTYTMIDVFRRPRMLRNTLITYCILYNRRLLLSVFLIAASLFSFISGFTPLTSSDGTNLFPIILTSACLGKCAIVAAFGTGWLYGNEIFPTELRNTGFGTCSFAARIGSIIAPFFLTLNSHYDGGVEILFGVLAAMACLAVYILPETRNRPLPETMEEGENLHAGKIKATNGEMYTQSKL from the exons ATGTCTAAG ATGGATATTGACGAAATTTTAAGAAGTCTCAAGCCATGGGGAAGATACCAAATACTGTTGCTGTTGGTGGTGTGTGTATACGGGACTATGGTACCTGCACTTCATATCATTGCCTTCATCTTCATCGTGGATACACCTACACATTTCTGCAAACCATACGAAGGTTTTAGTAAATCAGAAGCTATTCCGATAAGTAAGGAACACAGTGATACTATAGTTGAGTACGAGAGCTGTTTGATATATGAAATAGACAATGGTACGTTGACAAATGAAACGATAGGCTGTCCGAATGGAAATGAGTACATGCTAACTGTTGGAGAATCGACAGTTGTCAATGAG TTTGATTTGGTATGTGACAAGAAATTAATGGCAAACACCGTTGTGTCGGTGTACTTCTGTGGTGTTCTCGTTGGATCCATAGTATCAGGGCTAACATCAGATTATTTCGGAAGACGAAATGTTTTTCTAGCAGCTACTTTTTTGATTGGTATAACTGGAATAGCATTGACTTTTACTACGTCTTTCTACTCATTCGCTGCTGTGTGGTTCTTTACAGCCATTATAGAACAA TGTATAAATGTCCCCTCATTCGTGCTTTTAATGGAAATGTTTCCGCCTGAAAAACGAACTGCTGCAGGTTGTCTTTCTAACGTGTCATGGGGTGTGGCTATTGCCTTTCTGCCCCTGTATGCTTACCTTCTGCGTGATTGGAGACACATGCAGATTGCTATTTCTGCACCTTGTCTAACAGCAGTATTTCTTTGGTG GTTTGTTTACGAATCTCCAAGATGGATGATATCAAAAGGACGTCTGACCGATGCCAACAACGTCTTTCGTAAAATTGCCAAATTCAACAAATTAGACGAAAGCAACGTATATATTGATGCAATTCCTAAagattttaacataaaaaccaATTTAGAGAGGGAAGAATCCAATGAAAGCATGTCTCTCCAGAAGAGAAACGACGTCACTGGCTCAGCAAAATCAGACGTGGCAAAAGAACGAACCTATACAATGATTGACGTATTTCGTAGACCAAGGATGTTGAGAAATACGCTTATTACTTACTGTATATT GTATAATAGACGTCTGTTACTCTCTGTCTTTCTTATTGCAGCGTCGTTATTTTCTTTCATTTCCGGATTTACACCTTTAACGTCGA GTGACGGTACAAATCTATTTCCAATCATACTGACGTCAGCATGCTTGGGAAAATGTGCAATTGTGGCAGCATTTGGAACTGGTTGGCTTTATGGAAATGAAATATTTCCCACAGAACTCAG GAATACAGGATTTGGAACGTGTTCATTCGCTGCAAGAATAGGTTCTATCATTGCACCATTTTTCTTGACATTG AACTCACACTACGATGGTGGTGTAGAGATTTTATTCGGAGTGTTGGCGGCTATGGCTTGCCTGGCAGTATATATACTTCCAGAAACACGAAATAGACCACTACCTGAAACTATGGAAGAAGGAGAAAATCTACATGCTGGGAAGATCAAAGCAACAAACGGGGAAATGTATACACAGTCTAAATTATAG